From the genome of Brachionichthys hirsutus isolate HB-005 chromosome 9, CSIRO-AGI_Bhir_v1, whole genome shotgun sequence:
ACTCGCCCTATGAGTCATCGGCCGCTCCCGACttctcggcggcggcggctgcttgGCTCGGTGCGTCTGCTCGGCAGGGGGCCATGGGGCTTGGGGTGTAGTTAAATGGAGTGATTCTGGCGGCCTTGCCGGGCGAGCCTTGACGGAAATGGACTGCTCCACTCGCGTGGCTTTCCGGTTTGCCCATAAATACATTGGTGTGGCTCCTCAGAGAACCTTCTGGATCTCCATCCTGGAAGTTACTCCCAGCGGAGGGACCGATCTTTCTGAGTAACGCAAGCCGGGCCATTTCCCCCGAGTTCGCTGGAGCCGTTTCGACGGTGCTCGTGTTGGTTGTGTTTGGAAAGTCCTCCGTCTGGACCGTGGCATCGCTGGTCTTGCGAGATGCGAGTAGGATGGTTGGCAGTTTTCCCGGCTTTGGCTTTTCCCCGTCAGGACAAGGTACCAGAGGTAACGCGTTGGCTGGCAGAGTAATTTTTAAGATCTGAGGTACTTCTTCATCCCTGATCCTTCTCCAAGACCTCTGCACTTTTTTCTTGGCGCCGTCCTCGCTCTTTGCTCTTCCACTTGAATCAGATGATGAAGAGCGGAGGGAGGAGCGGCTGGTAACGCGGCTCAGTATGTTTATGCTTGGCGATGAGGCGTGACGTTTAAAGGCGTCTTTACCTTGTTGCTGCTTGGCTCCAGACACTCTACCTGGGCCGCTTCGCTGAGCCCCCCTGCAGGGGCTTTCAGAGCTAGTTCGCCTGCCTGCACGTCTCGGAAGCTGCTTCCTTTCGCTGGACGTGGCCCTCGAGAAGGAGCACGTTTCTTTCTCAACACCATCATTTGGCCGTTTTACTCGCTGCTCTTGGACTGCACCTTGCACCCTTTTCTGAGTTTGCACAGCTGCCTTGAGTTCCTGGCAGCGCGATGAGCACAGGAAGACCGCTGAAGCTCCAGGAAGTGTCCTACGGGGCGATGCATTCTGGGACCTGTTCAGGCTGCGTGCAGAGCCGTCACGTCTCAACATGGTCTTCGGTTCCTTGATGAAAGTCAGCTGCCGCATGAAGCCGCTGCGGTCGGACTCGCTGCCGTGTGAAAGGGCTGAGGTCAACCTGACGAGCTCAGATCGAGTCGCTGGCGGAACCTTCTCCCCATTGTTGTGACCGTTTTGTCTGCTGGCTGTCTGGTTTGTCACCAAGGGGGACAGAGGTCTGGGCCTGGCTGAATTTTGCATAAAAGGGATTCTGACAGGTGACTTCTGAGTTTTAGGCGGTGGAGTTTTTTCATTGTGGTTCACGGCGGGCGAGCGGCCTTTCCGTTCTCGGGCACTGCTTGCTGGCGGGCTGCTGTTTGGTGACGCATTCTTTTTCTGGAGAGTTTTGTTTGTCTGGGTTGGGGACGGTATGTTCTGTGACTGCTTGGATGGTGTCGATGATTGTGACGATCCAGAGGACGAACCTTTTGGTAACCTGGGTGGTGGAGTGGAGCTCCTCTTTGGCAAAGAAAGCTCAACATCCTGGGGGTGGCCTAATCTATGAAGACTCTTTGATCTGTGCTGAGCAAGGTTTGGGTTCTTCGGAGCGTCCATCTTGGTTGCTACCTTTCTCGGGGCGGGTCTTTGCGATGGAGCGGCCTCTTTCTTTGGTGTGTAGATCACTGTCCTGCCTCTGAACACCACTGGTAAGTTTGGAACTGGTTTGCGCTGAGCGAAGTCCAGAGGTTTATTTGCCTTTTTGTCTTTGGCAAACTTCGGTTCTTTGGGTGTAAAGCTGGACGTCGACATGAAGGATAAGACCGACTCGGTCTCTTCAGAGGATGGCTCTTGGGACTTGGAGGCCTGCAGCCCCGTGACAACACAATTAGCTCCTTCCTGTATGGCTCTCCATTCGACGCTGTTGAGGTCCGAGTCTTTATCCCATGCTGTATCATCGCTATCCATTTCCTCATCCACGGTCCACCCATCGGAGGCCTTTTGCTTGTGGGgcttgtctttcttcttccgGGCAGCGAGCTTCCTTCTTTGCTTGGGCATGGCAGATGTGATGCATTTGTGAAGAAGGTCGTCTTCTGAGTCCATGCTGACGGAGCTCGGTGAGCTCGGCTCCTCGTATCTACCGTGAGCCGCCGCAGGCTTTGCTTTTTGCACCGTGTTTAGGGATCTGTTGTGTCTGTTTCTACACCATATTTTCTGACCTTTGGATTTATGATCCTCAAACTCGGCGTCGCTCAGAGAACTGAGCGAGGAGCTGAGTGAGTGACGTTCCATGGATTCACCCTTTATCAGAGTCTCTTTTATCCTGTGGAATCCTCTGGACTTTCCTTGGGCATTATCAATCTTGCCAATATTGGTCATGCTTCGGGAGAGAGTTTTCTTATTTGATTCCCTGATCTGTTTTCTAATTGTTTGTTTCAACGAGTTGTCATTTTCGCCGTCGTAGAAGCTGTTGCTCTCATCTGACGACTGCGGCATTTTTTGAAAGATTGAGTTTCCTTTTTGTGATGTCATAGTACCTTCGGTGTTTTGCTTGATGACGGGCAGTCCCGGCTTCCTGAGCGGGCCTTGACGCGGTCGCTGTTGTTGGCTAGGCGACTGATCACGATGTCTTTGACTTGCCACTCTATCAGCTACCTCTTTGCTTTGCATCAGCACCCTCTGAGTGGGAACAACGTGCCTGCTGATCCGGGTCCTTTGTGCCTCAGGTGGGTAGTTCATCCTGTTGGGTTGGTGGAAGTGTGAGAAGATCCTCAAGTCTTCGATCCTCTTTGCCTCATCGTTAAACTCCTGTCTGTTCATACCTTTAGCTGTGCAGTCTTTAGCGCCCCTGTCCTTAACTGGGTATTGAATTGTGTCATCACTTAGGGACGTTGTGCTTGAGAAGTTGACCGGTGTACCCTCTGTAGAATCCGTGAAGGACGAGTCATCAAATTTCAAGTCCTTTTGTGGGATGATGATTTTCCTCCCAGGATACAGTTGCGTTTTGCCGTTGGGGAGGATCATGTACACTGGGAGGTGTATTGGTTTCCGGCTCTGTGAATTGAGAACGTGAGGAATGGTGGTCACCGGGGAAGGTCTTACTTTTCTGGACTTGGAAGGCATTGCTGAGTTGATGCATTCCTTCAGGATTTCTATGTCGTCGTCGGAGTTTCCCTCGCTGTATCGCCCCCCGTGGTCGGCTCGCTGCTCGTCCTCCTCCGGGAAAGGATCGTTTTTGTCGTTTTGCTGGAGTAGCGGCATCAACTTCAGTTCCACGTCTTTCTGTATGTAATGTTCGTGAAGAGGCAAAGCGCTCAAACTCGAAGCACAGGAGAAATTCTCCGAGGGCTTTTCCACAGTGAAGTAGATCATGCTGTCCAGGTCAGGAGGAAGGTTGAACCTTTCCTTGGAATCTGCGACCTCCATAAATGTCCGCAGGCTGCTTTCCCACTGGCCTGCCGTTCCTGTCGTCTGTGCTTCTGGTACGCTTGACTCGACGCAGCAAGGCGTTTTACTCCTACTCGGGGGCATGGTTTGGCCTGGGCTGTCGGGAAGATCGCTCGGACTGATCGTTCCGTCAATCATCTCACTGCATGGATCGCTTTGGATTGAACTGGCGATGGAGGGAGATTCAAAGCTCCCGAGTGAACTGACTGAGCTGCAGCGACTCAATACCAGCGGTGTCTCATGGATGTAGTTTTCAGATGAACTCGAGGGAGATCTATCTTCAAGCACTGCTGGTGAAACTCCCCTGAGGAACACCTTCTCCCTTTTGGTGGGACAGGGTATCTCAATGGGATCCGTCTCCCGACAGGGGACGGTTTTTGGGTCCGTCATCAGCAGCTGGCTGTCGGTCAGATCCTCCAGGGTTCCATCCTCTTCGGCTCTCTCCACCACTTCTTCATCCTCTACTTCAATTATTTCTAATGATGAGTCACTCTCAAGCTCATTCTCActttgtccgtccccagaggacagggaggagagt
Proteins encoded in this window:
- the LOC137899608 gene encoding adenomatous polyposis coli protein 2-like — protein: EVLKQLQSKLEQEAGTLASSGRSHVLHQLKELHTDLTNYYELKHQPHNFRLLTQSPGGAGPPGVRGVGLDECPSRTLSRLSSASSEDVMMPHHFLDGAPPRTAVISGADGRTSDHHAEELYKQRNLLLGEMDREERERCWYFSQLEALSQRLAQLPRIETFSLQMDLIRQQLEFEAQQVRSVMEERFGTGDEVLQRSQVRVARLEQLEEELQEVRGSQESQLQLSGAEKPPAGEPENTTSSAAGGAEAPSDGGSKVEMVFWLLSMLANRDKEEMSRTLLALSSSQDSCLAMRRSGCVPLLVQILHEAPCSNGGAGETPTMAGCSREAKSRASAALHNVVYSQQDEGQARREMRVLHMLEQVRTYCDSGWDWMESHAGTQSTDAPEPVEPQICQAMCAIMKLSFEEEYRRAMNELGGLQVVADLIHLDRDLYGSQNDPINMALRRYAGMAVTNLTFGDVVNKATLCSKKNCLQALVAQLASDSEELHQVVSSILRNLSWRADINSKRVLRDIGCVSALMTCALQATKESTLKSLLSALWNLSAHSIDNKVAICSVDGALGFLVSTLTYRCQTNSLAIIESGGGILRNVSSLVATREDYRQILRDHNCLQTLLQHLRSHSLTIVSNACGTLWNLSARCSEDQELLWDLGAVSMLRNLIHSKHKMIAMGSAAALRNLLTNRPLKYKDAAVVSPGSCMPSLYMRKQKALEAELDAKQLAETFDTLEKQSPKHLTLNKPLRHIESLAKDYASDSGCFDDDEAPNVSSSLDTGSFSMLSMFLTNSNLMQNQPRKRDGEPERDVDRPRALEKRHEPSDDVSAAAEKLAKKITNTVAKIDRLVEDIAMHTSSEDSFSLSSEDHLAEWPYGIHEAQKNSCSPCRVSDTSSLAHRERLSRANALLRLKTAHTSASTDSLNSGSTSDGYCGSKDHLQPAPRALTKQQRPNQLDLKVAHQDYPTPVASVLNQAKQQDIPQRDSVESKEVKALDIGSTDAERNQDQPAQTPVSESTKVSSDISMASIKPSPSYQQVPLIQGVATCGVAKTAVNVQAAQAMRRRAWVPTAPTGGSITKRSPMATAQSPTIGTMETVQKYSVENTPICFSRCSSLSSLSSGDGQSENELESDSSLEIIEVEDEEVVERAEEDGTLEDLTDSQLLMTDPKTVPCRETDPIEIPCPTKREKVFLRGVSPAVLEDRSPSSSSENYIHETPLVLSRCSSVSSLGSFESPSIASSIQSDPCSEMIDGTISPSDLPDSPGQTMPPSRSKTPCCVESSVPEAQTTGTAGQWESSLRTFMEVADSKERFNLPPDLDSMIYFTVEKPSENFSCASSLSALPLHEHYIQKDVELKLMPLLQQNDKNDPFPEEDEQRADHGGRYSEGNSDDDIEILKECINSAMPSKSRKVRPSPVTTIPHVLNSQSRKPIHLPVYMILPNGKTQLYPGRKIIIPQKDLKFDDSSFTDSTEGTPVNFSSTTSLSDDTIQYPVKDRGAKDCTAKGMNRQEFNDEAKRIEDLRIFSHFHQPNRMNYPPEAQRTRISRHVVPTQRVLMQSKEVADRVASQRHRDQSPSQQQRPRQGPLRKPGLPVIKQNTEGTMTSQKGNSIFQKMPQSSDESNSFYDGENDNSLKQTIRKQIRESNKKTLSRSMTNIGKIDNAQGKSRGFHRIKETLIKGESMERHSLSSSLSSLSDAEFEDHKSKGQKIWCRNRHNRSLNTVQKAKPAAAHGRYEEPSSPSSVSMDSEDDLLHKCITSAMPKQRRKLAARKKKDKPHKQKASDGWTVDEEMDSDDTAWDKDSDLNSVEWRAIQEGANCVVTGLQASKSQEPSSEETESVLSFMSTSSFTPKEPKFAKDKKANKPLDFAQRKPVPNLPVVFRGRTVIYTPKKEAAPSQRPAPRKVATKMDAPKNPNLAQHRSKSLHRLGHPQDVELSLPKRSSTPPPRLPKGSSSGSSQSSTPSKQSQNIPSPTQTNKTLQKKNASPNSSPPASSARERKGRSPAVNHNEKTPPPKTQKSPVRIPFMQNSARPRPLSPLVTNQTASRQNGHNNGEKVPPATRSELVRLTSALSHGSESDRSGFMRQLTFIKEPKTMLRRDGSARSLNRSQNASPRRTLPGASAVFLCSSRCQELKAAVQTQKRVQGAVQEQRVKRPNDGVEKETCSFSRATSSERKQLPRRAGRRTSSESPCRGAQRSGPGRVSGAKQQQGKDAFKRHASSPSINILSRVTSRSSLRSSSSDSSGRAKSEDGAKKKVQRSWRRIRDEEVPQILKITLPANALPLVPCPDGEKPKPGKLPTILLASRKTSDATVQTEDFPNTTNTSTVETAPANSGEMARLALLRKIGPSAGSNFQDGDPEGSLRSHTNVFMGKPESHASGAVHFRQGSPGKAARITPFNYTPSPMAPCRADAPSQAAAAAEKSGAADDS